The Enteractinococcus fodinae genome has a segment encoding these proteins:
- the lepB gene encoding signal peptidase I, translated as MANSSTPQRAGSSKKKNRPAVGINRPIMILLAVTLITVMAVFALRAYHLNTYTIPSASMEPTLQVGDRVEIDPDAYQTTEPQRGDVVVFDGSGSFYAYDSETPMKRFRDNVLGLVGMAPKDHAVVKRVIATDGDTVECCDTSGQLLLNGQVLNEPYLAEPDRPASSSSFEVEVPDNRVFLLGDNRYDSIDSRALLGAPGGGMIQNEKIYGPVISTR; from the coding sequence GTGGCGAATTCGTCAACCCCACAGCGGGCTGGATCTTCCAAGAAGAAGAACCGGCCCGCTGTGGGCATTAACAGGCCCATCATGATCCTCTTAGCGGTGACGTTGATAACCGTTATGGCAGTCTTTGCTTTGCGGGCTTACCATCTCAATACGTACACCATCCCCTCGGCATCAATGGAGCCCACCTTACAAGTGGGGGATCGGGTGGAAATCGATCCTGACGCTTACCAAACTACTGAACCACAACGCGGCGACGTGGTCGTCTTTGACGGGTCAGGCAGCTTCTACGCTTACGATTCAGAAACACCGATGAAGCGATTCCGCGATAACGTGTTAGGGCTTGTGGGCATGGCGCCGAAGGATCATGCGGTTGTAAAACGTGTCATCGCTACCGATGGTGACACCGTGGAATGCTGTGATACCAGTGGCCAACTGCTGCTCAACGGTCAGGTACTCAATGAGCCTTACTTGGCAGAACCCGATAGGCCAGCTTCATCTAGCTCGTTTGAAGTTGAAGTACCAGATAATAGAGTGTTCCTTCTGGGAGACAATCGGTATGATTCGATTGACTCCCGTGCTCTGCTCGGAGCTCCGGGCGGGGGCATGATACAAAATGAAAAAATCTATGGACCGGTGATCAGTACCCGATGA
- the lepB gene encoding signal peptidase I produces MTASTPSDGAEKRTGGLFRGFREILIIIVIAIVVAFVIRTFFFRAFLIPSGSMEDTLQVNDRIFVNLLVDSEEQLERGDVVVFEDQHGWLPPVESDPNAFYQAMEFIGLYPSTSEQHLVKRIIGMSGDHITVNDDSGNLVVNGTEIDEPYLYPGVEGSDINFDVTVPEGKLWMMGDNRSASGDSRSHMDGPNGGFVNVDQVVGRAEIVAWPLNRWGSAGSNNEPFDQVPEP; encoded by the coding sequence ATGACAGCTTCAACTCCAAGCGACGGAGCAGAGAAACGCACCGGTGGGCTCTTCCGCGGTTTCCGCGAGATACTGATCATCATCGTTATTGCGATTGTCGTAGCGTTTGTAATACGGACCTTCTTCTTTCGCGCCTTCCTGATCCCATCGGGATCCATGGAAGACACCCTGCAGGTCAACGACCGAATCTTTGTGAACCTCCTGGTCGATTCTGAGGAACAGCTTGAGCGCGGTGACGTGGTGGTCTTCGAAGATCAACACGGGTGGCTTCCGCCGGTAGAGTCCGACCCAAACGCGTTCTATCAAGCCATGGAATTTATCGGCCTGTACCCCTCTACTTCAGAGCAGCACCTAGTGAAACGCATTATTGGTATGTCTGGTGATCACATCACGGTCAATGACGACTCAGGCAATCTTGTCGTCAATGGGACAGAGATTGATGAACCATATTTGTATCCTGGAGTGGAAGGATCTGACATCAATTTCGATGTCACAGTCCCCGAAGGCAAACTGTGGATGATGGGAGACAACCGCAGCGCATCCGGCGACTCACGCTCACATATGGACGGCCCCAACGGAGGTTTCGTAAATGTAGATCAAGTTGTCGGTCGAGCCGAAATCGTCGCCTGGCCACTAAACCGCTGGGGTTCGGCTGGTTCAAATAATGAGCCCTTCGATCAGGTACCGGAGCCCTAA
- a CDS encoding ribonuclease HII, protein MQFPDLSIETALAQQCGGTLIAGMDEVGRGALAGPVAVGVAAVDTAVAQPLEGLRDSKKLTVLQRERMAIAIPDWAATAVGLASADEIDTYGLSAALGLAGRRAWHQLVSTIGMPQGLVLDGNTMWLNAAPHDLVRALEPVDTRVMLQTKADVTCCTVSAAAITAKVARDALMIELAERFPDYGWASNKGYGSVAHRSALNTLGVTDYHRKSWNLVPEEIQPKLL, encoded by the coding sequence ATGCAATTCCCTGATCTCAGCATCGAAACTGCACTGGCCCAACAATGCGGCGGCACGCTGATCGCCGGCATGGATGAAGTGGGGCGAGGGGCACTCGCAGGTCCAGTGGCAGTGGGTGTGGCCGCGGTGGATACCGCTGTCGCCCAGCCGCTCGAGGGATTGCGAGATTCCAAAAAACTTACCGTACTGCAACGCGAGCGCATGGCTATAGCGATCCCCGATTGGGCGGCCACGGCAGTCGGACTGGCTTCAGCCGATGAGATTGATACATACGGCCTCTCAGCAGCACTCGGCCTGGCTGGGAGACGCGCGTGGCACCAACTCGTCTCGACCATCGGCATGCCCCAGGGTCTCGTTCTGGACGGGAACACGATGTGGCTCAATGCCGCTCCACATGATTTGGTTCGGGCGCTTGAACCGGTCGATACACGTGTGATGTTGCAAACTAAAGCAGATGTGACGTGCTGCACGGTCTCCGCTGCGGCGATTACCGCCAAAGTGGCGCGGGATGCTCTGATGATTGAACTGGCTGAACGGTTTCCAGATTATGGGTGGGCTAGCAACAAAGGCTACGGCTCCGTCGCACATCGTTCAGCACTCAACACGCTAGGTGTGA